The Panicum virgatum strain AP13 chromosome 3N, P.virgatum_v5, whole genome shotgun sequence genome includes the window CAATAGGCTTGCGGTTGGTTGGCATCGATCGATCAGCTGGCAGCTGCTGCCATCAGTGAGCCAAACACTTGGGATTCCCATTTACATCTGATGATGACAAGATTGCATCTCGACAGTACGCGTACGCGCGATCGAGGAGGAGGTGCTACGACCCGGAGACCATTCCTACCGCGCCGCCGAGCACGGCGAGTCCTGGCGCtagtcgtcggcgtcggcgtggtGGTACACCACGGGGACCGCTCTCGGCGACGAGTTCCAGACGGCGTGGACGCGGCCGGCGACGAacgcggcgacgcggcgggcCGAGCGCGCGACGAACGCGGCGCAGGCCTCGGCGGGGTCGTCCACGCACCCCTGCCACGAGCACGCGCGCATCAgcacgcgcccgcgccggcctcctcctcccccgccgcgccgcccgccgccgcccaagccgCAGCGCCGCCAGAGCCGGGCCAGGCAGCACCCCTCGTCGcgcccggccgccaccaccaccgccgactGCAGGTACGCCGACGCCGCGTGCTTCAGCAGCTGGTTCCGGATCCCGATGGTGGACGCGTCGAAGTCGTGGATGTCGTGGAACGAGCACTCGCCCCACccgctgcccccgccgccgcgccacgggctgtgcaggtggtggtggtcgccgcagccgccgccgccgcactcctCCTCCATCACGTCGCGGAGGCTCGTGTACTCGACGCTGCTGCGCCCGAtgctgctgctccggctccACGGCCGCGACCGCCGCCAGCTCCCGGCCCGCGGCGACACCTCCAGCGCCGATGCGTCGGCTGCCTccatcgtcgtcgccggcgaccatGCAACGACACGAGAGCGCTCGCTTCCTACGGAAATGGAACCTAGCGCGCTTCTTCGTTGTTTTTGTTTGAGGTGAGGAGAGACACAAGGCTACCATCCATGCATCGGCATTGCCAGTGAGCATATCTCTCTCACTGGCTCTGCTTGATTCTAGGATCCATGTCCTAACCCTGACCAGGCCAGTCTGGCCAGACATAGCACTTCATCATAAAAGGACTCTGCACGCCATGCCTTAAGGTCAAGATCAACAGCGTCGAGTGGCATGGCAAATACACCACAGCTCAGGTACAGTGCAGCTAATCAGCAAGATCGCTGAAAACAATCATTTGCAAGGGAAGATCTGCAGAGGggaaaaaatctttcaaaaaaaaaaaccctcatAGAATCAATCATGGCTAGTGACAAAGTGCCAAATGTTGGCCATCAAAATGGAACTAaaaaatatgattttttttttcctgtcaGGATTCACCCCAGTTCAAATGGTTCCGATTATCATTATTTCAGAATACATTATTCAAACAGACAAGAAGACCATTCCGGGAAACATTGTTGAAGGGCAACACCAGAATCCTTCATATTTGGATCAGAAGAAAGGCCAATAGAGCTCAGCTCATGTGCATTGCTACTGACCTGCAAGGACATTAAAAACTAAAGTAATTTGCAAGGGAAGATCTGCATGAGAAAAGTTTTCTCCGATAATTGGCAACAACAAAGAAACCCAACAATCAATCATGGGTCGTGAATGATAACAGCATACGGAGTGCTCAAGCTCATATATAATATGAGAACAGCATGATCAATACGCACGTGTCTGTCATGAAAATGGGACGCTAATATTCGGTTCAATGGAAGTCCAAATCGTGATCCATCAGGGCTCACCATGGTTCAAACTCTCTTTTCATGGTACATTATTGAGAATACGAACGGCCAAACCCAACAGTGAAATACACTAATGTCACGATTCCAcagtgaaaaaaaaatccctagAAACATTCTTTAAGGGAAACACCACATTCATTTCACTCTGAATAACTAACAGGCAGATACCTAAGAGGGACGACATCTCAAACAATGTGCTCAGCCAACGCCAGGATCTTGAGGTGCTTCTTCTTCCTAAGCTCATGAGGCACCGGACCAAAGACGCGAGTGCCGATCAGCTCGCCCTTGTTGTTTACAAGGACTATCGCATTGTCATCGAACTGGACCTCGCTGCCATCACTGCGGCCTTTCTTCATGGCAGCACGGACGACCACTCCGTACACGACATCTCCTTTCTTGACCTTGCCACGAGGCTGTGCTTCCTTGACAGATCCAACAATTGTGTCCCCAAGCCTCGCTCCATACTTGCCCCTCTTGGCCTGAATGCACATAACCCGCTTCGCTCCAGAGTTGTCCACGACCTTGAGGTTGGTTCTCATCTGGATGAATGTTCTGATTTGCTGAAAATGGGATAAGAAATTATGTTatcattcttttttttgttcttggAAAATACCGACAGAGATGTGTAATCATTTAAGAGAAGTCAATATACGAGTAATTATTTTGTTAGCTTCACACCATATAGTAGCTTACAGAGAACCATCTTTTTCATTCAGAAAAGCATTTTAATTACTTTGTCTAGGATGGTTTTCATCAAACTGAACGTGCTCAAGAAGAGTATATGAAAGAGTGCCTCATAAAGCAATATAGTTTGTCTTAGTAACTATTTATAATCCCAACCCTAATTCAAGAAACGAAAATGAAAAATTAAGGCACCTGAAGAAGGCTCGGGTAGTAAGAAAACTAATGAAGGATATAGGAATATGACAGAAATTTACAGACAGCCAAATAACATACTGCATCATGGATATCATGGGGAAATGAAAGACAACCAATTGATCATTAATCAAAACTAGAATGTCAGTGTAAGCTACAATATGGATAACAAAAGAGCAAATTGATTTGCTGACCAGCaataaatgttttttcttcttctttcaaaaaaatctgTGCTGAGATATGCAAGCATTTCAGTAGAactttacaacaacaacaacaacaacatagccttttttcctaagcaagttggggtaggctagagatgaaacccgaaagaaataagttcaaggttcaggcacattgatagctagtctccaagcgctcctatccaaagctatctctttagagatgttccaatccttaaggtctctcttaaccgactcatcccacgtcagtttaggtctacctctacccctctttacattatcgactagctcaaggatcccattacgcaccggcgcctcaggaggccttcgttggacatgtccaaaccatctcagccgatgctgagtaagtttctcctcaattggtgccaccccgaccctatcccgaataacttcgttccggactctatccctccttgtgtgcccgcaaaaccaccgcaacatccgcatctctgctacactcagttgctgcacatgtcgtctttttgtaggccaacattcagcaccgtataatatcgccggacgaattgctgtcctatagaatttgctttttagcttttgtggcaccctcttgtcacaaaggatgccagaagcttgccgccatttcaaccagccagctgaaattctatgcctaacatcttcatcaatgtcgccatccttttgtaacaccgatcctaaataccgaaacgtatccttctggaccaccacttgccaatctagactaacgtctcccccctcatgcctagtcgcgctgaaatcgcacatcatgtactcggtcttggtcctactaagtctgaaccgtttcgactctaacgtgcgtctccacagctctaacttcctattaactcctgccctactctcgtcaactagcaccacatcatcagcaaagagcatacaccaaaggatctcaccttgtatatcccttgtgatctcatccatcactaaagcaaataaataagggctcaatgctgacccctggtgtaggcctatgttaatagaaaagtcagtggtgttgccatcacatgtccggacaaacgtcgtcgcatctttgtacatatccttaatgagggtaatgtacttggttggtactttgtgcttctccaaagcccaccacatgacatttctcggtactttgtcatatgccttctcaaggtcaatgaagaccatgtgcaagtccttcttctgctccctatatctctccatcaattgtcgtattaagaaaatcgcctccatagttgaccttccaggcatgaacccaaattggttttgggtcacacttgtccctcttcttaggcgatgctcgatgaccctctcccaaagcttcatcgtatggctcatcagcttaatcccacggtagttagtacaactttgaacatcgcccttgtttttgaagataggtactaatatacttctcctccattcttccggcatcttgtttgaccgaaaaatgagattaaaaagcttagttaaccaaactattgctctatctcctaggcatctccacacctcaatgggaataccatcaggacccaacgctttacctctcttcatcctcttcaaagcctccccgatctctacctcctgaattctcctcacaaaacgtctgttggtatcgtcaaaagagtcatctaactcaagggtagggctctcactctccccattaaacaacttgtcgaagtactctctccatctatccatgatctcatcatccttcactagcagttgatttggttgatgtcccttgtcttccgctcgcggatcctagccatcctataaatgtccttttccccttctttcgtgcctagccgctgatacaggtcatcatacgccttaccttttgctacactcacagctcgctttgcaaccctcttcgctaatttatagccctcgatgttggctgcacacTTGTCAAGATGGagacgcttgaaacactccttcttctccttaatagccctttgcacctcgtcgttccaccaccaggtgtctttcccctcctgtttgcctcccttactcacgccaaacacctctgaggccaccttccgaacacatgttgccatctttagccacatgtcatctgcgtcttctccttcttcccaaggcccctcacctagcatcctttccttaaacgcttgtgccgcttcccctctaagcttccaccactttgtcctcgcaatcttggtacatttgtcccggtggacacgtacccgaagacgaaagtccgccaccacaagcttgtgttgagggacaacacactccccaggtatcaccttacaatctaagcaatcacgtctatcctccctcctagtaaggataaagtcgatctggctcgagtgttgtccactacgaaacgtcacaagatgggattccctcttcttaaacacggtattcgctatcaacaagtcgtaggctaacgcgaagttcaacacatcatccccctcttgactcctgctaccatacccaaaacccccgtgcactcgctcgaaccctacattagtcgcacccacatgaccgttgagatctcctcctatgaagagtttctcgctggtaggcacggtactaaccatgctatctagatcttcccagaactgcatcttggtgctctcactaaggcctacctgaggggcatatgcactgatcacattcaaaaccgaatctccaactaccaaccggattaggataatccggtcgccttgccttctaacctctacgactccatccttaaggctcctatcaatcaagatgcctacaccattcctacccggagttgctcccgtgtaccaaagcttgaagccagtatcctcaacctccttcgccttctggcccttccatttagtctcttgaacgcatagaatatttacacgcctcctaattgctacatcaactagctctcgcaacttacccgttagggaccctacgttccagctacctatacgaaacctagttggctcggctagcttccttacccttcgcacccgtcgagggaagtgcaaagacccttgctcatttttcactacacccgggcgtagatgtagcgcgccattcaggtgacgacccgacccttgctcacttatcatcgtacccaggtcataATACaacgcgcccttggggggatggcgacccggcccttgcccatttatcaccacacccgggttccgatgtagcgcgtcgctaagagggttacgccccaacgagtttcttgtagGTTTcatatccattagagtggcattttttatgctggtttgccaaaacctaacgcaaccctcctcctttactcgggcttgggaccggctatgttgatacgactcaggagagagagtcttccagtcagcatcAGGGTTCACGTATCCGACCggtgaccggtaaccgccggcctccggttccggtataccggtccggtttggccggttaccggtcggaaccggtggaattcaaatttgaattcaaacttccccgttcaaccggttccgatcggtatgccggtcggttagaccgggataccggccggtttggccggtataccggccggtttggatggtaaccggccggtttgactggtacaggtcaaattcaaatttttttcttttttttttaaattcaaatgcccacaaagtatactaaataaatgtttgtacaacatattttagtctaaatgaaccctccaactcttttttatactacttttacattgtatttgtatactttcgtatgcacgttttttttatttaacttataaattccgcaaaccatactaaatgaacgaatttttgagaaaatttgacaccattagattcatcacaccttgaaatatttttaggaattttttgagaatttttcatttttttgaattcaaattcaaaatttgaatttggaccggttgggaaccggtcggaaccggaaccggtccggaccggtttgaccggttaccggtcaaaccggaccggttcccaccggtaaggttAACCATGGTCAGCATAGGCGACCGGATTATGCTGTGGCAGCTTCATAACATAGCCAAAAGAAACCGGAACAATGTGTGCATTTACAGACAGCCAAATATGACACAGATTTACAGACAGCCAAATAACATACTGGATCATGGATATCAAGGGGAAAATGAAAGACAATCTCAATTGATCATTAATCAAAACTAGAATGTCAGTGTAAGCTACCAGCAAATTTATTTTCTGACCAGCAATAaatgtttctttttcttctttcaaaAAATCTGTGCTGAGATATGCAAGCATTTCATGAGAAGTTTGTATTCCAGAAATTATCCTTTGTCAGGTTCATAACAtagcccaaaaaaaaaaaacagaaatccTTCAGGATGTTTTGCTGGTATTCATCAGGCTGATCAATGAAACACACTCATGAAGAATTGAAGAGTGTGCAATGAAAAAAAGGCTCAGGTATTAATACAAGTTATGACCACTGATAATCAAACAAACATGCTGGATAATGGTCAATGGATATCCTGAGAAAAATGAAAGACACCcaattgttccttaattaaattAAGAATTTCAGTGCAAGTTATCATATGACTTTAcagcagaaaaaaaatatttgctaTCCAAGAAGCTTATTCAAAATAACAAGTATATGTTTAAGGACAATAAAATGTTTCTACATGATAGATTCAGTTCACCTGGCTGATAGCATCACAATGAGAAAGTCTTGTCACTGCCTCAACAGATGagctggtggctccatacaAATTATTTCCAAGGCTTCCCATCAGAGTACGTCCAACTATATAGATCATGAAGCATTCCAACAATTTAGATTACAACAGCATCATATCACGGCTAATGGTTCAAACATAATCACAAACTTTTCTAAGGTCTAGAGACTAGACAGTTTCTTAAAGCTAGGCATCGGCTGCATCTGCACACAACCAGCTAGCTGTTCTAGTTGGTGAAGGGAAAGAAATACCTGACGAACACTTTGACCTCAGAAACGCCGCCATTTCCTGCTACCCAGCTCTTCACCTGAGCTTTCCTGCAAAGAAATGCAACGCGTTAAAACAGAGCACATCAAAGGATCCTCCATCCGCAACAAGGCCAGCAAAATCAAGCGCACCACTCCAGGTTACATGAAACATTGCACAGAAACCCGTGGAAATCCATTCAGGCTACGCGACCAAACCGCAAGACGAACCAAAGGCGATCTAGCTGCGGTGCTCAACGGAATTCGGCACCACGACCGCTACGGGACGCGCACCAATCTGAGAATCTCTAGCCAGCGGGGACAGGAAGAGACGAACCCTGCCGAGCCAAGCCACGGAGCCCTAAAACCCTCGCTAACCAACGCCCACCTGCCGAGGCCACCCCGGCCGTAGTACCCCTGGTCCAGCATCGCGGGGAAAGGGAGAAGGGATCTCACCTTCCGGAGCGGGAGCGGGCGCGGGCGAGACGgcggttgcggcggcggcgagagagagagagagagagagagagagagagagcacagCGGGATGTGTGGGGGAAAGGGAGGTGGGCTGTGCCCGTGTGTTTTAGGCCGCTCCACAGTTGGGCCTTATGATCCTCTCCCGCGAGATAAAACTGGGCCTGAATGCAGTGTGACCTCTATATGGGCGTTGCCCGAATTATCAgcgctgctggcctgctgctaGCTTTCGCGATCCGCTCGCCTGCactgcacgcgcgcgcgcgaccTTGCAACTTGGGCGCGATTGGTCTCTTTAGCGTTCTCGGTTTActgtttgctgttttttttttcaaaaaggcatagtatttttttttgaaaactagtacaaaaAAAACATGGTATGAAATTGGATGCTCACGGATAGGCACGCATGCAAACACCTACCGGACGCTGGTTGCCTGCAAACTCACTACCCAACTTCatctaagagcaagtattatggatGGCTAAATGCGAGCGGAGTCTGACGTGGAAGGTGGAAAAATTAAAAGAGAGAAGGGAGTGAACATCGCCATTTATTGGTTGGTGCCACATGcattgctgctgcagcagcattGAATGGTACTCACGCTCGCTTGCCTTTCGCCTGCTGCCTCTGCATCCATTAGCCATGCTCTAACGGTGAGGAGAGCACAAATTCatctcaaaaacaaaaaaataaagtcTTATGAGAACCAATACCAAAATCAGGCtttgtttagttctaaaaaaatTGCACAGTGCCCGTCACAtcaatttttggacacatgcatgtagcattaaatacagttgaaaaaataactaattacacagtccaactgattagcacgagctgaatttTTTTAGCCTAATTAGTatataattagacattatttgtcaagtaacaacgaaacgaAATGTACTACAGTACCGaaatccaaattttttcaccaactaaacacaccccaagTATGGCAATCTTTGCACTAGAAAATCAACGAGAAACGGGCCactcttttctttttgaaaaacaaaaagctaaagaaacGAGTCACCTTGCTGCCCCTCAAGTACAGTGTAGTACCTACAGTGCAGTCCATACGCTGCCCCTCAAGTATAGTGTACCTACAGTGTAGGTCATATGTAttaaattattagttgttttggTTTTTTATATACATAAATTTTCCTATATATTTGTATATCACATATATTTAGATGTATTGTAAAAAATATGCACCTAAAAAAACTAAAGCGAATAATAATTTTGGATGGATGAAGTACTGCTCCACGCTCGAGAATTTACCCTCCTCGCAACTTGCATTATTCACACTGCGGCTAGCAGGGTTTTGAATTTcgtttgtaaaaaaatttcggACATGGCCGAAATCACCGAATTTCgcgaaatttcggtcgaaattcatttttagactatttttaaaaatacttttaaatatatttaaattattatttctgaaattttcaaatttcgGAGGGGGGCGAAATTACCGAATTTCGCGAAATTTCACCGAAATTTTGCCGAAATTTGGAACACTGGCTGCTAGTACTCCACTCTACGCATCCCGTAAAAGGAAAATGGCCGTTCCCTCGACACCAATTCAAAACGGGAATCCGTACCAAGTGTTCGCGTTGACCGAGGACAGCCGGTAAGCAGATTTAGCAGCAGCCCCTGTCCGGACACAGAGACAATTACTGCTCGATCGCCCCTACTACAGTTACTGATAACCGATCCAATCCAACCACCCTCCTGATGACGATCCAATTCAGCGCTGAACAGTAAGCACCCCCCATCTGATGGCAGGGCGCGAGGATCAGgatctgtttagttcccaaaatttttctttcaatacccgtcacatcgaatctttggacacatgcatagagcattaaatatagttgaaaaaaataattaattacacagttcaactttaaatgacgagatgaatcttttaagcctaattagtctataattaggtattaattgccaaataacaatgaaagtgctacagtatcaaacccaaaaaatttcacaaacTAAACGCAGTCTTAGTTGTGGAACCGTTGCAGCTGGTTTGGTCCGGACACTGTACATGCAGTGGACGGCACTGCAGAAACCACAAAGTCCTAGTCTCCTAGAGGAGGgtccatcgtcgtcgtcgtcgtgatGCAAGGGTTTCGCAGAAAATTCTTCAAATTCCTACATGAtttgtcccaaaaaaaaaagggggatcACGATGTTCATCGACTCTCAGGATGCAGGCAGGCGCGCCTGCAGGCTGCCTGCAGACCCCCCGCAACGCCCGCATGCGTGAGCAGACTGCTCTGCAAGAGCCCGTTTGCACCTGCACCTCTTGCCGCGTTCACCTGCTAGGCCTTGCGGGCCGCGTGGAAGCAGCTCTGCAGGCGCTCGCAGGCGCCGGCAGGCATATCAAACAGCTAATCATATACCAAAACAGAGACTAGGATAGCAACTTTTCTTCTATACTGTTGCAAGATGGCATCCAAAATAAGTGACTTGAAATGTCAAATAAGTGACTTGAAATGTCAGTATATTTCCATGACATTCTCACAGTTTACAGGTACTCGGCCAATGGATTTAAATCATCAACCTTCTGGCACATACAAACACAAGCTTTTCTGTTCTAATAGGAAAGAAAAGCTacaatcttttatttttttatcaaatGGAAAGCACAAGATGTATGATATCTAATGGGCTCCGCAACTCATCTCCAAAGATTCACTCCTACAGATCGATTCAGATAGTTAGATAcagttaaaaaaaaactatttcaAATTGACTCGTACATACTCGCCCAAATATGGCTCGAAATGGAGGTCTCTTCGAAATGTCGTACACCGGAATTTTGCGGTCAAGCCCCTGCATGCTACTGTGCAGGCGTCGCAGCAGCAACGTGGGAAAAGTCTGAGGTCTCCTATGCAAAATGCGCTTCTCCACTCTGTCCCAAGCCCCGTGCCCCAAGCCAAGCAAGCAGCAGGAGTACAGGAGGCCAGCTGTTGCAGGTCGGTCAGGTGCTGAGCTCACCTGTCAGTCAGACCCCGTCTGTTTTTACCTGCAGGCCCCTCCCCTCTAGGTCTTGAACTGGGCAAGCTCACCTGCGGGCTGCGGCTCCCATCCCCTCCCCTCCGCTTGCTGGCCAAATCGACCCCctccggctccaggctccaggctccagcttCTTCAGCTTCAGGTCAGCACGCATGCCACCCCATGCTTGATTAATTCCTCTTCTCCGGGACTCCGATTCCATTTTTCGGCCAATGATTCGGTCCTCAAAAAGCTTGTAAAAAGAACCACGTCGATTCACTTGCGGATTCAGTTCCATTCCCCCTCATGTTTCTTTCCCCCTGCATTTCGTGAGCGAGATTTGGTACTGTTGTCCGCAAACTGCCTTGGGGAGGGATGTCTTGGATAGAGCAATTTATCATCTAGTAGCATCCCGGTCCTGAATTCTTCCCCAGTCTTCTTACTGACCAGTAGCTATATTTTTAGCTTCTATCTTGTTCC containing:
- the LOC120666946 gene encoding 50S ribosomal protein HLP, mitochondrial-like isoform X1 codes for the protein MAAFLRSKCSSVGRTLMGSLGNNLYGATSSSVEAVTRLSHCDAISQQIRTFIQMRTNLKVVDNSGAKRVMCIQAKRGKYGARLGDTIVGSVKEAQPRGKVKKGDVVYGVVVRAAMKKGRSDGSEVQFDDNAIVLVNNKGELIGTRVFGPVPHELRKKKHLKILALAEHIV
- the LOC120666946 gene encoding 50S ribosomal protein HLP, mitochondrial-like isoform X2 gives rise to the protein MAAFLRSKCSSVGRTLMGSSSVEAVTRLSHCDAISQQIRTFIQMRTNLKVVDNSGAKRVMCIQAKRGKYGARLGDTIVGSVKEAQPRGKVKKGDVVYGVVVRAAMKKGRSDGSEVQFDDNAIVLVNNKGELIGTRVFGPVPHELRKKKHLKILALAEHIV